One region of Bradyrhizobium betae genomic DNA includes:
- a CDS encoding Flp family type IVb pilin, translating to MRLMKSFLADETGATAIEYGLIAAGIALAIVTVVNNTGSALLSNKFNSISTSLK from the coding sequence ATGCGTTTGATGAAGTCTTTCCTTGCCGATGAGACTGGCGCCACCGCCATCGAGTACGGCCTGATCGCCGCCGGCATTGCGCTTGCCATCGTGACCGTCGTGAACAACACCGGCAGCGCGCTCCTCAGCAACAAATTCAACTCGATCAGCACGTCGCTGAAGTAG
- a CDS encoding thymidine phosphorylase family protein, with the protein MQPDPHRPQLKIRRVRLDTGRENVVVISRRSKALRAEIFRGFSRVELRLNGKVLLATLLITDDDTLAAHDEIGLSEPAFRRFAEPVGTLVAVTPASPPESLEAVRAKIRGRTLSEAEIGAIINDLAHYRYSDMEIAAFLIGSASFITSDELLALTGAMAQVGTQLTWPDPIVVDKHCIGGIPGNRTSMVVVPIVAAHGLPIPKTSSRAITSPAGTADTMEVLARVNVGVEEMKAIVSACNGCLIWGGHVNLSPADDVLISVERPLSLDTREQMVASIMSKKIAAGSTHLLIDIPVGPTAKVTSAVEAMRLRKLFEFVGDRFGRTVEVITTDGRQPIGNGIGPVLEANDVMAVLGNDPDAPRDLREKSLRLAAHLLEYDPKLRGGAGYARARELLDSGAALKQMQKIIDAQGPSTCSTELGSLSFDVKAASDGVVTAIDCLRLNRLARTAGAPLDKGAGIRLFRKIGDRVEQGEPLYRVYTFDRPEHDLAASAAAEQTGYIVNGHEALLGKAP; encoded by the coding sequence ATGCAACCAGATCCCCACCGTCCCCAATTGAAGATTCGCCGCGTTCGCCTCGACACCGGACGCGAGAACGTCGTCGTCATTTCGAGGCGGTCGAAGGCGTTGCGCGCCGAGATCTTTCGCGGCTTCAGCCGCGTCGAGCTCCGCCTCAACGGCAAGGTGCTGCTGGCGACGCTGCTGATCACCGATGACGACACGCTGGCGGCCCACGACGAGATCGGCCTGTCCGAGCCCGCATTCCGCCGTTTCGCCGAACCGGTCGGCACACTGGTCGCGGTCACGCCCGCCTCTCCTCCCGAGAGCCTCGAAGCGGTGCGCGCGAAGATCCGTGGTCGCACATTGAGCGAGGCCGAGATCGGCGCGATCATCAACGACCTCGCACATTATCGCTACTCCGACATGGAGATCGCCGCCTTCCTGATCGGCTCGGCGAGCTTCATCACCAGCGATGAGCTCCTGGCCCTGACCGGTGCGATGGCGCAGGTCGGCACGCAGTTGACCTGGCCGGATCCGATCGTCGTGGACAAGCACTGCATTGGCGGCATTCCGGGCAATCGCACCTCGATGGTGGTGGTGCCGATCGTCGCCGCGCACGGCCTGCCGATCCCCAAGACCTCCTCGCGCGCCATCACCTCGCCCGCCGGCACCGCCGACACGATGGAGGTTCTGGCGCGCGTCAATGTCGGCGTCGAGGAGATGAAGGCGATCGTCTCCGCGTGCAACGGCTGCCTGATCTGGGGCGGTCACGTGAATCTGTCGCCGGCCGACGACGTCCTGATCTCGGTCGAGCGCCCCCTGAGCCTCGACACCCGCGAGCAGATGGTCGCCTCCATCATGTCGAAGAAGATCGCGGCCGGCTCGACCCATCTGTTGATCGACATCCCGGTCGGTCCGACCGCGAAGGTCACCAGCGCGGTCGAGGCGATGCGGCTGCGAAAGCTGTTCGAATTCGTCGGCGACCGGTTCGGCCGCACGGTCGAGGTGATCACGACCGACGGCCGCCAGCCGATCGGCAACGGTATCGGGCCCGTGCTCGAGGCCAATGACGTGATGGCGGTGCTCGGCAACGATCCGGACGCACCGCGCGATCTGCGCGAGAAATCGCTGCGGCTCGCCGCCCACCTGCTGGAATACGATCCGAAACTGCGCGGCGGCGCCGGCTATGCGCGAGCGCGTGAACTGCTGGACAGCGGCGCGGCGCTGAAGCAGATGCAGAAGATCATCGACGCACAGGGTCCCTCGACATGCAGCACCGAGCTGGGCTCGCTCAGCTTCGACGTCAAGGCTGCGAGCGACGGCGTAGTGACCGCAATCGACTGCCTGCGCCTCAATCGTCTCGCCCGCACCGCCGGCGCGCCGCTCGACAAGGGCGCCGGCATCCGCCTGTTCAGGAAGATCGGCGACCGCGTCGAGCAAGGCGAGCCGCTCTATCGCGTCTACACCTTCGATCGCCCCGAGCATGATCTGGCTGCCTCTGCCGCAGCAGAGCAGACCGGCTACATCGTCAACGGTCACGAGGCCCTCCTGGGCAAGGCGCCGTGA
- a CDS encoding ribose-phosphate diphosphokinase produces the protein MSAISLQTLPFGTDAARHLAARLGLACDEIALHRFPDGELRVAVAPVADTTILYAPLDQPNDKLIALLFAAEALRRGGAKRLVLVAPYLCYMRQDIAFHAGEAISQRAIGSLLAGIVDRVVTVDAHLHRTPEIGAVFPGIEAANLSAMPAIADALATAGIDPATIVIGPDAESEPWVTDLARRLGLQHTVARKLRRGDRSVEIHFADAALLAGRPALMTDDIVSSGTTLMVAAKALKALGATSVDAVITHALFPPAMVAAFADAGIRSVRSTDSVPHPTNAIALDETLAAALRSELSKTPSPETTP, from the coding sequence GTGAGCGCGATCTCGCTCCAGACCCTGCCCTTCGGCACCGATGCGGCCAGGCACCTCGCTGCGCGGCTTGGCCTTGCCTGCGACGAGATCGCGCTGCACCGCTTTCCGGACGGCGAGCTGCGCGTCGCGGTCGCGCCAGTTGCAGACACCACCATCCTCTATGCCCCGCTTGATCAGCCGAACGACAAGCTGATCGCCCTGTTGTTCGCCGCGGAGGCGCTGCGACGCGGCGGCGCGAAGCGGCTGGTGCTGGTCGCGCCCTATCTCTGCTACATGCGCCAGGACATCGCGTTTCATGCGGGCGAGGCCATCAGCCAGCGCGCCATCGGCTCGCTGCTTGCGGGGATCGTAGACCGCGTCGTCACCGTGGATGCGCACCTGCATCGCACCCCCGAGATCGGCGCGGTATTTCCCGGTATCGAGGCCGCGAACCTGTCCGCAATGCCGGCGATTGCCGACGCGCTGGCGACAGCCGGCATCGATCCCGCAACCATCGTCATCGGCCCTGATGCCGAATCCGAACCCTGGGTGACAGACCTTGCGAGGCGGCTGGGTCTGCAGCATACGGTCGCGCGGAAGCTTCGGCGCGGCGATCGCTCCGTCGAGATCCATTTTGCCGATGCCGCCCTGCTCGCGGGACGGCCTGCGCTGATGACCGACGACATCGTCTCCTCCGGAACCACCCTGATGGTCGCGGCGAAGGCGCTCAAAGCGCTGGGCGCGACCAGCGTCGACGCGGTCATCACCCACGCGCTGTTTCCGCCTGCGATGGTCGCTGCATTCGCCGACGCCGGCATCCGGTCTGTTCGTTCGACCGACAGCGTGCCGCATCCGACCAATGCGATCGCGCTCGACGAGACCCTCGCGGCCGCCCTGCGGTCCGAACTGAGCAAGACACCTTCGCCGGAGACGACACCATGA
- a CDS encoding MBL fold metallo-hydrolase has product MSITVRFCGAARTVTGSSYLFQTANGRFLVDCGLFQGQKTLKELNYGAFPFRPADIDAVLLTHAHIDHSGLLPKLVRAGFEGPILATRGTIDLCSYMLPDAGSIQESEVAQLNRRNAARGRKEVQPIYTQADAIATLQSFRPVDYERWTDVIPGVRARYWNAGHLLGSASIELEIAEPGSARPLRVLLSGDVGPEAKLLQPDPEAPVDLDYVISEATYGNRLRAATTPALRRQHLAAEVRDAAAAGGALLMPAFAVERTQELIVDLVELMEHGEIPTAPIFLDSPLAIRATEVFRRHAASLDPTVDAERLLNSPHLKFTETAEESKAIMRLSGFHIIIAASGMCDAGRIRHHLKRWLWNERATVLLTGFQANGTLGRFLQNGTKAVRIQGEEIRVAARIRMIDEYSGHADGAGMAGWIAARRPIARGLFLVHGEEDAIAGLAERVAERIIPAAKVYQPVLDDIYELAAAEPRLLDVDHRRRLAPEAVTHLDWHNDMSELVLDINDKVGAAADDRARGVIIRRLRRALEEKA; this is encoded by the coding sequence ATGAGCATCACCGTCCGATTTTGCGGCGCCGCCCGCACCGTGACCGGCTCGAGCTATCTGTTTCAGACTGCAAACGGCCGTTTCCTGGTCGATTGCGGCCTGTTCCAGGGACAGAAGACGCTCAAGGAGCTCAACTACGGCGCCTTCCCGTTCCGACCCGCCGACATCGACGCCGTGCTGCTGACGCACGCGCATATCGACCACAGCGGATTGCTGCCGAAACTCGTGCGCGCGGGATTCGAGGGACCGATCCTGGCCACGCGCGGCACCATCGACCTCTGCTCCTACATGCTGCCCGACGCCGGCAGCATCCAGGAATCGGAAGTCGCGCAGCTCAACCGGCGCAACGCAGCGCGCGGCCGCAAGGAAGTGCAGCCGATCTACACGCAGGCGGACGCGATCGCCACGCTGCAATCGTTCCGTCCCGTCGACTATGAACGCTGGACCGACGTGATTCCGGGGGTCCGCGCCCGCTACTGGAATGCCGGCCATCTGCTCGGCTCCGCCTCGATCGAACTCGAAATCGCCGAGCCGGGTTCGGCGCGTCCACTGCGCGTGCTGCTCTCCGGCGACGTCGGGCCGGAGGCCAAGCTGCTCCAGCCCGATCCCGAAGCACCCGTCGACCTCGACTACGTCATCTCGGAAGCGACCTATGGCAACCGGCTGCGCGCCGCCACGACACCTGCGCTCCGCAGGCAGCACCTCGCAGCCGAGGTGCGCGATGCGGCCGCCGCCGGCGGCGCCCTGCTGATGCCCGCCTTCGCGGTCGAGCGCACCCAGGAGCTGATCGTCGATCTCGTCGAGCTGATGGAGCACGGCGAGATCCCGACGGCGCCGATCTTCCTCGACTCTCCGCTCGCGATCCGTGCCACCGAGGTTTTCCGCCGGCATGCCGCCAGCCTCGACCCGACCGTCGATGCCGAACGCCTGCTCAACTCGCCGCATCTCAAATTCACCGAGACGGCGGAGGAGAGCAAGGCGATCATGCGCCTGTCCGGATTTCACATCATCATCGCCGCGAGCGGCATGTGCGATGCCGGCCGCATCCGCCATCACCTGAAGCGCTGGCTCTGGAACGAGCGCGCGACCGTGCTGCTCACCGGCTTCCAGGCCAACGGCACGCTCGGCCGCTTCCTGCAGAACGGCACCAAGGCCGTGCGGATCCAGGGCGAGGAAATCAGGGTCGCGGCGCGGATCCGCATGATCGACGAATATTCCGGCCATGCCGACGGCGCCGGAATGGCCGGCTGGATCGCGGCACGCCGCCCAATCGCTCGCGGCCTGTTCCTGGTCCACGGCGAGGAGGACGCGATCGCAGGGCTCGCCGAGCGTGTCGCCGAACGCATCATCCCCGCGGCGAAGGTCTACCAGCCGGTGCTGGATGACATCTACGAACTCGCCGCAGCCGAACCACGCCTGCTCGATGTCGATCACCGCCGGCGGCTGGCACCGGAGGCCGTCACCCATCTCGACTGGCACAATGACATGTCGGAACTGGTGCTGGACATCAACGACAAGGTTGGCGCGGCCGCCGACGACCGCGCCCGCGGCGTCATCATCCGGAGGCTGCGGCGCGCGCTGGAGGAGAAGGCATAG
- a CDS encoding MDR family MFS transporter: MNKFDRQSSSADLQTLPDEIAEELSRLPGEVLSIDDAPSLAPPAPLSQDEVRTIVISLMLTMFLAALDQTIVATALPTIGRQFNDVSNLSWVITAYLLASTAVAPVFGTLSDIYGRKAMIIISLSLFVAGSVLCAIAPNMPMLILARGLQGLGGGGIMPVVQTVISDVVSPRERGQYQAYFSSVWMVGGILGPVIGGVFAEHLHWSMIFWINLPLAAAAIVMLLPKMKKIPVFHRKRKVDWVGGVLLMASAVVFMLVLTWGGTRYPWLSPTVLAMVGGAVALAVSFVWHARRADEPFLPLKLLTGKVAPFALTAGGCGLGAITGLTVQLPLYYESVYHLSASEAGLALIPLAAVSTIGAAVAGRTMARAKHYKRVAIIGTSWAAICALGLTLTTLPLWGLLTLMAAFALGLGTTFPVCVVSLQNSVARPQVGTITGAMNFFRSLMSSFTVAAFAAILLIALGTDIPLAGEHHAAGGLPAIPADDMRHAFRYVFGAATALMATASLCLIMMEERPLAGPVTATAQVEMAE, encoded by the coding sequence ATGAACAAGTTCGACCGGCAGAGCAGTTCTGCCGACCTCCAGACATTGCCCGACGAGATCGCCGAAGAGCTGTCCCGCCTTCCGGGCGAGGTCTTGAGCATCGACGACGCTCCCTCGCTCGCGCCGCCGGCGCCACTGTCGCAGGACGAGGTCCGCACCATCGTGATCAGCCTGATGCTGACGATGTTCCTGGCCGCCCTCGACCAGACCATCGTCGCCACCGCGCTGCCGACCATCGGCCGCCAGTTCAACGACGTCTCCAATCTCTCCTGGGTCATCACCGCCTACCTGCTCGCCTCGACCGCGGTCGCGCCGGTGTTCGGGACGCTCAGCGACATCTATGGCCGCAAGGCCATGATCATCATCTCGCTCAGCCTGTTCGTCGCAGGCTCGGTGCTGTGCGCGATCGCGCCGAACATGCCGATGCTGATTTTGGCGCGCGGTCTGCAGGGGCTCGGTGGCGGCGGCATCATGCCGGTGGTGCAGACGGTGATCTCCGACGTCGTGAGCCCGCGCGAGCGCGGCCAGTATCAAGCCTATTTCTCCAGCGTCTGGATGGTCGGCGGCATCCTCGGTCCGGTCATCGGCGGGGTGTTCGCCGAACATCTGCACTGGTCGATGATCTTCTGGATCAACCTGCCGCTCGCAGCCGCCGCGATCGTGATGTTGCTGCCGAAGATGAAGAAGATCCCGGTGTTCCACCGCAAGCGCAAGGTCGACTGGGTCGGCGGCGTCCTGCTGATGGCCTCCGCCGTCGTCTTCATGCTGGTGCTGACCTGGGGCGGCACGCGCTATCCATGGCTCTCGCCGACCGTGCTTGCGATGGTGGGCGGCGCCGTGGCGCTCGCGGTCAGCTTCGTCTGGCACGCGCGCCGCGCCGACGAGCCGTTCCTGCCCTTGAAGCTGCTGACCGGAAAGGTCGCGCCGTTCGCGCTGACGGCCGGCGGCTGCGGCCTGGGTGCGATCACCGGCCTCACCGTGCAGCTGCCGCTTTATTACGAGTCGGTCTACCATTTGAGCGCCAGCGAGGCGGGCCTTGCGCTGATCCCGCTCGCGGCGGTCTCGACCATCGGCGCGGCCGTCGCCGGCCGTACCATGGCCCGTGCAAAGCATTACAAGCGCGTTGCCATCATCGGCACGTCATGGGCCGCGATCTGCGCGCTGGGCCTCACGCTCACCACCTTGCCGCTGTGGGGATTGCTGACGCTGATGGCCGCGTTTGCGCTCGGCCTCGGCACGACCTTCCCGGTCTGCGTGGTCTCGCTGCAGAACTCCGTCGCGCGTCCGCAGGTCGGCACCATCACCGGCGCGATGAACTTCTTCCGCTCGCTGATGTCCTCGTTCACGGTGGCGGCCTTCGCGGCAATCCTGTTGATCGCGCTCGGCACCGACATTCCGCTTGCCGGCGAGCATCACGCCGCAGGCGGCCTGCCTGCGATCCCCGCCGACGACATGCGGCACGCGTTCCGCTACGTCTTCGGCGCCGCCACCGCGCTGATGGCGACCGCCTCGCTCTGCCTGATCATGATGGAGGAGCGGCCGCTGGCCGGTCCCGTCACCGCGACTGCCCAGGTGGAGATGGCGGAATAG
- a CDS encoding YcgN family cysteine cluster protein, whose translation MTAAPKRPSGQEGFFWKTKTLEEMSGPEWESLCDGCGRCCLNKLEEEDTGEIYYTHVGCKLLDAGTCGCKDYANRSDKVPDCVRLTPANVRTLNWLPPSCGYKLVAEGRDLYWWHPLVSGDPNTVHEAGVSVRGRVEGSEEEIPDADLEDHIVQWPAQLPKRARLKRRPKD comes from the coding sequence ATGACCGCAGCTCCCAAACGACCTTCAGGCCAGGAAGGATTCTTCTGGAAAACCAAGACGTTGGAAGAGATGTCGGGGCCCGAATGGGAAAGCCTGTGCGACGGCTGCGGCCGCTGCTGCCTGAACAAGCTCGAGGAGGAGGACACCGGGGAGATCTATTACACCCATGTCGGCTGCAAGCTGCTCGATGCCGGGACCTGCGGCTGCAAGGACTATGCGAATCGTTCCGACAAGGTTCCCGACTGTGTCCGCCTGACCCCCGCCAACGTCCGCACCTTGAACTGGTTGCCGCCGAGCTGCGGCTACAAGCTCGTCGCCGAGGGCCGCGACCTCTATTGGTGGCACCCGCTGGTCTCGGGCGATCCCAACACCGTGCACGAGGCCGGCGTCTCCGTCCGCGGCCGGGTCGAGGGCAGCGAGGAGGAGATCCCGGATGCGGATCTCGAGGACCACATCGTGCAATGGCCGGCGCAGCTGCCGAAACGGGCACGCCTGAAGCGACGCCCGAAGGACTGA
- a CDS encoding transglycosylase domain-containing protein encodes MDQNTPSNWKSRIRNFFLDLDARIDSSLFSSAKGIRELYERYSTFMDRFYVGRWKRWVFIEPLSEAATLGLGGLVLMLTLAIPAFRETADEDWLKKSDLAVSFLDRYGNPIGSRGIKHNDSIPLEDFPDVLIKATLATEDRRFYEHFGIDIAGTARALVTNAQAGGVRQGGSSITQQLAKNLFLSNERTIERKVNEAFLAVWLEWRLTKNEILKLYLDRAYMGGGTFGVDGAAHFYFNKSARDVTLSEAAMLAGLFKAPTKYAPHINLPAARARANVVLDNLVDAGFMTEGQVFGARRNPAFAVDRRDEASPNYYLDYAFDEMRKLVDTFPKSYTERVFVVRLAIDANVQKAAEDAIENQLRQFGRDYHATQAATVVSDLDGGIRAMVGGRDYGASQFNRAVDAYRQPGSSFKPYVYTTALLNGFTPNSIVVDGPVCIGNWCPQNYGHSYSGAVTLTQAITRSINVVPVKLSIAIGQKEQPKAPNPAKIGRAKIVEVARRFGLKAPLPDTPSLPIGSDEVTVLEHAVAYATFPNRGKAVTPHSVLEVRTGAGDLVWRWDRDGPKPRQAIPASVASDMAGMMSHVVSEGTARRAALDGIPTAGKTGTTNAYRDAWFVGYTGNFSCAVWYGNDDYSPTNRMTGGSLPAQTWHDIMLAAHQGVEVREIPGVGMGQKLPPERVANAQANAAPKVLETKPGPPPVLTKRGADILVRVEKLLDDAARTANKSTADDGKQPKPASSTSALAFPQNYAEENANASAPRKN; translated from the coding sequence GTGGACCAGAACACACCATCCAATTGGAAGAGCCGCATCCGGAATTTCTTTCTGGACCTCGACGCGCGCATCGACTCCTCGCTGTTCTCCTCGGCCAAGGGCATCCGCGAGCTCTATGAGCGCTACTCGACCTTCATGGACCGGTTCTATGTCGGGCGGTGGAAGCGCTGGGTGTTCATCGAGCCGCTGTCGGAGGCCGCGACCCTCGGGCTTGGCGGCCTGGTCCTGATGCTCACGCTCGCCATTCCCGCCTTCCGCGAGACCGCGGACGAGGACTGGCTGAAGAAGTCCGATCTCGCCGTGAGCTTCCTCGACCGCTACGGCAACCCGATCGGCAGCCGCGGCATCAAGCACAATGATTCGATCCCGCTGGAAGATTTCCCCGACGTCCTGATCAAGGCGACGCTGGCGACCGAAGACCGCCGCTTCTACGAGCATTTCGGCATCGACATCGCCGGCACCGCGCGCGCGCTCGTCACCAACGCCCAAGCCGGCGGCGTTCGCCAGGGCGGCTCCTCGATCACCCAGCAGCTCGCCAAGAACCTGTTCCTGAGCAACGAGCGCACCATCGAGCGCAAGGTCAACGAGGCCTTCCTCGCGGTCTGGCTGGAATGGCGCCTGACCAAGAACGAGATCCTCAAGCTCTACCTCGACCGCGCCTACATGGGCGGCGGCACCTTCGGCGTCGACGGCGCGGCGCATTTCTACTTCAACAAGTCGGCGCGCGACGTGACGCTGTCGGAAGCCGCGATGCTCGCAGGCCTGTTCAAGGCCCCGACCAAATACGCGCCCCACATCAACCTGCCCGCCGCCCGCGCCCGCGCCAACGTCGTGCTCGATAATCTCGTCGACGCCGGCTTCATGACCGAAGGCCAGGTGTTCGGCGCCCGCCGCAACCCGGCCTTCGCCGTCGATCGCCGCGACGAGGCTTCGCCGAACTACTATCTCGACTACGCCTTCGACGAGATGCGCAAGCTGGTCGACACCTTCCCGAAATCCTACACCGAGCGCGTCTTCGTGGTGCGCCTCGCGATCGACGCCAATGTGCAGAAGGCGGCGGAAGACGCGATCGAGAACCAGCTGCGCCAGTTCGGCCGCGACTATCACGCGACGCAGGCGGCAACCGTCGTCTCCGATCTCGACGGCGGCATCCGCGCCATGGTCGGCGGCCGCGACTATGGCGCCAGCCAGTTCAACCGCGCCGTCGACGCCTATCGCCAGCCCGGCTCGTCGTTCAAGCCTTACGTCTACACCACGGCGCTGCTGAACGGCTTCACGCCGAACTCGATCGTGGTCGACGGCCCGGTCTGCATCGGCAATTGGTGTCCGCAGAACTATGGCCATTCCTATTCCGGCGCGGTGACGCTGACGCAGGCGATCACGCGCTCGATCAATGTGGTGCCGGTGAAGCTGTCGATCGCGATCGGCCAGAAGGAGCAGCCGAAGGCGCCGAACCCGGCCAAGATCGGCCGCGCCAAGATCGTCGAGGTGGCCCGCCGCTTCGGCCTCAAGGCGCCGCTGCCGGACACGCCGTCGCTGCCGATCGGCTCGGACGAAGTCACCGTGCTCGAGCACGCGGTTGCCTATGCGACCTTCCCGAACCGCGGAAAGGCCGTCACCCCGCACTCGGTGCTGGAAGTGCGCACCGGCGCCGGCGACCTCGTCTGGCGCTGGGACCGCGACGGCCCGAAGCCGCGGCAGGCGATCCCGGCGTCCGTGGCCTCCGACATGGCGGGCATGATGAGCCACGTCGTCAGCGAAGGCACCGCGCGCCGCGCCGCGCTCGACGGCATTCCGACCGCGGGCAAGACCGGCACGACCAACGCCTATCGCGACGCATGGTTCGTCGGCTACACCGGCAATTTCAGCTGTGCGGTCTGGTACGGCAATGACGACTACTCACCGACCAACCGCATGACCGGCGGCTCGCTGCCGGCGCAGACCTGGCACGACATCATGCTCGCGGCGCATCAGGGCGTCGAGGTCCGGGAAATTCCCGGCGTCGGCATGGGCCAGAAGCTGCCGCCCGAACGCGTGGCCAACGCGCAGGCCAATGCGGCGCCGAAGGTGCTGGAGACCAAGCCCGGCCCGCCGCCCGTGCTGACCAAGCGCGGCGCCGACATCCTGGTGCGCGTCGAGAAGCTGCTCGACGACGCCGCCAGGACCGCGAACAAATCCACCGCCGACGACGGCAAACAGCCCAAGCCGGCTTCATCGACCAGCGCGCTCGCCTTCCCGCAGAACTATGCGGAAGAGAATGCGAACGCGTCCGCCCCGCGCAAGAACTGA
- a CDS encoding DUF1214 domain-containing protein — MRLILTTLTALLLATAVGVGATWMTTTRGTEIGALTIGPWTARPRTGTADVDPYSRATIVRNGELPIGTGDGVAFTATADDKKKALDGRCDVVVSGVTPPARFWTLTLYDRKGHLVANSLQRYGFTSQEIVRQSDGSFEIRIASRSRAGNWLPTGGIERYALMLRLYDTPVGVATRTQRDAPMPTISTVGCS; from the coding sequence GTGCGGCTGATCCTGACCACATTGACGGCCCTGCTGCTCGCGACCGCGGTCGGCGTCGGCGCGACCTGGATGACGACGACGCGCGGCACCGAGATCGGCGCGCTCACCATCGGCCCCTGGACCGCGCGTCCGCGCACCGGCACCGCCGACGTCGATCCCTATTCGCGCGCCACCATCGTGCGCAACGGCGAGCTGCCGATCGGCACCGGCGACGGCGTCGCCTTCACCGCGACCGCCGATGACAAGAAGAAGGCGCTCGACGGCCGCTGCGATGTCGTCGTCTCCGGCGTGACACCGCCGGCGCGGTTCTGGACGCTGACGCTGTACGACCGCAAGGGCCACCTCGTCGCCAATTCGCTGCAGCGCTACGGCTTCACCAGCCAGGAGATCGTGCGGCAGTCGGACGGCTCGTTCGAGATCCGCATCGCCTCGCGCTCGCGCGCCGGCAACTGGCTGCCGACCGGCGGCATCGAGCGCTACGCCTTGATGCTGCGCCTCTACGACACGCCGGTCGGGGTCGCGACCCGCACCCAGCGCGATGCGCCGATGCCGACGATCTCGACGGTGGGCTGCTCATGA